GCTCGAGGCCGCGGGGCTCGATACGCGCAACGTCGAGGCCGCCGGGGAATGCACCTGCTGCCACCGGGAGCTGTTCTTCTCCCACCGGCGGGACGAAGGAATGACCGGGCGACAGATGGGTTTCGTAATGCTCGGGTAGAAACGACAGACACGATGAAAAATCAAAAAGGGGCAAGCCGGCGGCTTGCCCCTTTTTGATTTTCTCGAAACAGGTGAAGCGCTGTTGTCGAGCGCCAGGATTTGCGAACAGTCACGAACCTTCCACAGGGGCACAGGGCTGCGGCATCGATTCAACACAGCCGCAATTGACCATCCTCCTCCGCATCGAATTCCGAATCCTCCCTGACCGGCACCGGCGCCCGAACGGCAGGGACGACAGGCAAAGGGAGCACTGTCTCTTCCTCTTCAGGCTCCTCGGGCCGATCGGCCGCCCGTGTCCCTTCATCGACGGCCCGTTTGGCCAGCTTGTCGCACCGTTCATTGAATGGGTGTCCCGCATGGCCCCGCACCCACTCCCAGGTGACCCGGTGTTTGCGGGACAGGGGAACAAGCTGTTTCCAAAGATCCTGGTTCGCGAGAGCATCCGGGGTATCGAGCCGACCGTCGCGGATCCAGCCATGTATCCACTTGCTCATTCCCCGCACAAGGTACTGTGAATCGCTGAACACGCGCACCGTGCTCGGGTTGTTCAGGGCTTCGAGCCCCCTGATCGCCGCCAGGAGTTCCATGCGCTGCGAGGTGGAGGCGGGCTCGAAACCGCTCAGCTCCTTTTCGTGCTCCCCGTAACGCAGGACAACGCCGTATCCCCCGGGTCCCGAGGCGGTTCCCGAGCCATCGCTGTAGAGCTCGACCACGCCCGGTGGCGGCGGAGTGAAGGCGATCTCCAGGGCCTTGAATTCAAGTCGCCGCAAGAGGTGAAGCAACTCCGGAAGGTTCGGCGCCTGTCTCCGAAGATCTGCAAGGGGAACCTCCAGGGCGACGTCATAGCGGACGGTGGCCAGTCTTTTCGAGAGCCGGGCCTGATCTGCATGGGACTGCAAATTTTCCCGGCGTTTCTTCCCGCTGACCAGGTTTTTCCACTTGAGAACGTCTTCCAGGGAACCGAACCGGCGCACCAACTCGGCCGCGGTCTTCTCCCCGATCCCGGGGACTCCCGGAATATTGTCCGAGGTGTCTCCGGCCAGCCCCAGGACATCCGGCACCAGCTCCGGAACGACCCCGAAACGCTCGAGGACCTCTTCGGGCCCCGAACGCCTGTCCTTCATGGTGTCGAGCAGGCCGATCCCCTCGCCGACGATCTGCATCAGGTCCTTGTCCCCGGTGACGACCGTGACCTCGGCCCCTTCGGCGGCAAAGCGGCGGGCCAGGGTGGCGATCACGTCGTCCGCCTCGAACCCGGGGGCTTCCAAGGCGGGGATATTGAGGGCCTGCAGGACCTGCCTGATGTACGGGACCTGGGACACCAGATCCTCGGGCATGGCGTCCCGGTTCGCCTTGTATTCGGGATAGACCTCCCTGCGGAAGGTCTCTTCCCTCGGCCGGTCGAAGACGACGGCCAGGCAGTCGGGGCAACTCTCCTGAAGGAGGCCGAGGAGCATCTTTGTGAAACCGAATACGGCATTGGTCGGCATCCCGCCAGAGGTGGCAAGGTCCCGAATGCCGTAATAGGCGCGGTAGATGTAACTGGACCCGTCCAGCAGATACAGCTGAGGCGACAATTTCCCACTCCCTTCCGACGCGTACGTTTTTTCCTTGGGATTCTGCACTTTCAGACGGGGCTAGAATCGCACATCCTGCAAAATGATCAATATATTTTTCGGAGGGGGAACGGGGCCAGCAGGGTCCGACTGCCTTCCGCGGTCGGACCGGCCCACGGTTTCAAACCTTCCGCCCCCTTCCAGGACCGTCGGTTCCCGGCCCGGCAGTCGTGCCCAAGGGCGCCGCGAGCATCACAGCCCTCCCTCCTTAAAGTGTTTTTATTTGACAGAGACAGACATTCTGGCGTACACACAACCCCCGGCTACCGATGCATAACGGCCCATAGACAGGCTTCTCCCCTCCCCTTGCAGCCCCCCCTCTTCAGTCGCTCCCTGTCATAAAAAACGACATCTATCCGTCCGCAACAATTTCATAGAAAGAGAGACTTCCCGATGATGAACCTGAAACCTGAAGTTGTCGCCCAGCTCGAGCGGGTACTCGGATCCGTGGAAATGCTGCTGCCGAGGGCGACCAAGCCGGTCGACTGGAACACCTGCCATGCCGCCAACTGGCGCCGCCACTCCTTCTCCGGCTACCTGGAGCCGGTCAAGGTCACCGACACCACCCGGCTGGAGGAACTGCTCGGCGTCGAGGAACAGAAGCAGACCATGGTCAACAACACCCGGCAGTTCCTGCAGGGGCTGCCGGCCAACAACGCCCTGCTCTGGGGCTCGCGCGGCACCGGCAAGTCGTCGATCGTCAAGGCGCTGCTCAACGAGTACGCCGGCCAGGGCCTGCGCATCATCCAGGTGGAAAAAGAGGACCTGATCTACATCTCGGAGATCTTCGCCGCCATCGAGGACCAACCCTACCGCTTCATCATGCTCTGCGACGATTTGACCTTCGAGACCGGCGAACTGGCCTACAAGATGCTCAAGAGCGCCCTGGACGGCTCGGTCTACTCGGCGCCGGAGAACGTGCTGATCTACGTCACCTCCAACCGCCGCTACCTGCTCCCCGAGTACGAAGGCGACCACCTCGGCGGCAAGTACGTCAAGGGCGAGATGCAGCAGAGCGAAATCCAGGAGGAGAAGAGCTCCCTCTCCGACCGCTTCGGCCTCTGGGTCCCCTTCCACGTCTTCTCCCAGGACCGCTTCCTCGAAGCGGTCAGGCTTTGCATCGAGCGCTGGAGCAAGCAGCTCGGCCGGGAGATCCCCTGGAGCGATGACCTGCAGCAGGCGGCGATCAAGTGGACCCACCAGAAGAGCAAGCGCTGCGGCCGGACCGCCTACCAGTTCTCGAAGAACTGGGTGGGCAAGTACCTGCTGAAATAGCTTGAACCGGGGGGGGGACGGATGAATAGACTTCGGCAGACGTTGCATCCGGTCGGCTGACCGAGAAGGAGAAACAACTATGAATAGCTGTCCATGCGGCAGCGGCAGCGACTATATCGCCTGCTGCGAACCGATCATCGCCGGGAAGAAGACGGCCGAGACGGCGGAAGAACTGATGCGGGCGCGCTACGCGGCCCACGTGAAGGTCGAGATCGATTTCCTCTACGACAGCACCCATCCCGAACATCGCGAGTGGTACGACCACAAGGGGACCCGGGTCTGGGCCGCGAATTCCGAATGGCATGGCCTCGAGATTCTCGGGACCACCCAAGGGAGACCTCAGGACGAGCAGGGCGAAGTGGAGTTTGTCGCCCGCTTTCGAGACGGGAAAGGCCTGCACAACCATCACGAACGCGGCAAGTTCAAGAAAGAGGAGGGGCGCTGGCTCTTCACCGAGGGAATCATGGTCAAGCCGAAACCGCTGAGCGTGAACAAGGTCGGCCGCAACGATCCCTGCACTTGCGGCAGCGGCCGCAAACACAAGAAGTGCTGCGGCAAATAAAAGTCCCTGCTGAGACAGGGATCAGGGGACGGCTTTATTGCTCGGGGACAAAATGGAATTCCGTCCCCCAAGATTCCGGCTCTTTTGCCCAGTCCCCGTGGATATCCGAAATACCCGGCGAGGCATCAAGTGCAGGCTTCGACGGAAGGGNTCTGCGCTTTTCAAACGTAGTCCGCCCGGCCTCAGTCGGCGTCCACCCCCTCGGCCATCAGCGTCGACAGCGTCTTGGCGAAGGCCACCGGGTCGCGGGGCATGACCCCCTCGAGGAGCAAGGCCTGGTCGTAGAGCAGGCCGACGTACTCCTTGAGCTGGCCGCTCTCCTTGTCGGCGGCGAAGAGCCCCTTCATGCGGGCGATCAGGTCGTGGTCGGGGTTGACCTCCAGCACCCGCTGCCCCTTGGGGACATCCTGGCCCATCGCCTCGAACATCTTGGCCATCTTCGGGTCGAGATCGTGCTCGCCGGCCACCAGGCAGACGGCCGAATCCTTGAGGCGCCCGGAGATGCGCACCTCGCCGACCAGGTCCTTGAGCTCTTCCTTCATCAGCTCGAGCAGGTCGCCGTACTCCTTCTTCTTCTCTTCCTTTTTCTCGTCGCCCAGGTCGAGATCGCCCTTGATCGCCGACTGGAACTCCTTCTCCTTGTAGGCGCCGAGGCCGCTGATGATGATGTCGTCGAAGTCGTCGGTCATGATCAAAACTTCGATGTCCTTCTCCTTGAAGACCTCGAGGTAGGGGGACGACTCGGCGGCGGCGCGGTCGGCGCCGGTGATGTAGTAGATCTCCTTCTGATCTTCGGGCATGCGCCCCACGTACTCGGCGAGGGTGATCTTCTTGCCGGCTTCCGTCTTGGTCGACTCGAAGAGGAGCAGGTCGGCGATCGTGTCCTTGCGCTCGAAGTCGTGGTGGATGCCCTCCTTGAGGATGCGGCCGAACTCCTCGTAGAAAGTGCCGTAGGCCTCGAGGTCGTCCTTTTTCATCGCGGCCAGGGTGTCGAGGACCTTCTTGGTGAGGTTCTTCCTGATCACCTCGACGATCCGGTTGTCCTGCAGCATCTCCCGGCTGACGTTGAGGGGCAGGTCGGAGGACTCCACCACCCCCTTGACGAAGCGCAGGTAAGAGGGGAGCATCGCCTCGCAGTGGTCCATGATCTGCACCCGGCGCACGTAGAGGGTCGGGCCGACCTTGTAGTCCTGGTAAAAGATGTCGAAGGGGCGCTTCTGCGGCAGGTAGAGCAGGGCCTGGAACTCGACGGTCCCCTCGGCGCGGTAGTGGATCGTCCGGGCCGGGTCGGTGAAGTCGTGGGAGACGTGCTTGTAGAACTCGTTGTACTCCTCCTCGGTGATCTCCGACTTGTCCTTGAGCCAGATCGCCTTGCGGGAGTTGAGGGTCTCCTCCTTCGTCTCCTCGACGCTCTTTTCCTTGTCCTCGGGGTCGGGGACGGAGCGGGTCACGTCCATCACCACCGGGTACTCGATAAAGTCCGAGTACTGCTTGACGATCTTGCGCAGCTCGTACTCCTCGAGGAAGTCCTTGGCGTCTTCCTTGAGGGTGAGGATGACGTCGGTCCCCTTGGTCGCCTTCTCGGTGTCCTCGAGGGTGTAGGTGCCGTCGGCGTCGGAGGCCCAGGCCACGGCGTGCTTGGCGTCCGCCCCGGCCTTGCGGGTGACGACGGTGACCTTGTCGGCGACCATGAAGGCCGAGTAGAAGCCGACGCCGAACTGGCCGATCAGGTCGGGGTTGTCCTTGACCTCGCGGCTCTCGAGCAGCTTCATGAACTCCTTGGTCCCCGAGTGGGCGATGGTGCCGAGGGCCTCGACCGCCTCGTCGCGGGTCATGCCGATGCCGTTGTCGCGCACCGTCAGGGTGCCGGCCTCCTTGTCGGCGACGAGCTGGACCTTCCACTCCTCGCCCCCCTCGGCCAGCGACTGGTCGGTGAGCGACTCGTAGCGCGCCTTGTCGATGGCGTCGGACGCATTGGAGATGAGCTCGCGCAGGAAAATCTCTTTGTGGGAATAGAGAGA
The DNA window shown above is from Desulfuromonas sp. and carries:
- the htpG gene encoding molecular chaperone HtpG encodes the protein SLYSHKEIFLRELISNASDAIDKARYESLTDQSLAEGGEEWKVQLVADKEAGTLTVRDNGIGMTRDEAVEALGTIAHSGTKEFMKLLESREVKDNPDLIGQFGVGFYSAFMVADKVTVVTRKAGADAKHAVAWASDADGTYTLEDTEKATKGTDVILTLKEDAKDFLEEYELRKIVKQYSDFIEYPVVMDVTRSVPDPEDKEKSVEETKEETLNSRKAIWLKDKSEITEEEYNEFYKHVSHDFTDPARTIHYRAEGTVEFQALLYLPQKRPFDIFYQDYKVGPTLYVRRVQIMDHCEAMLPSYLRFVKGVVESSDLPLNVSREMLQDNRIVEVIRKNLTKKVLDTLAAMKKDDLEAYGTFYEEFGRILKEGIHHDFERKDTIADLLLFESTKTEAGKKITLAEYVGRMPEDQKEIYYITGADRAAAESSPYLEVFKEKDIEVLIMTDDFDDIIISGLGAYKEKEFQSAIKGDLDLGDEKKEEKKKEYGDLLELMKEELKDLVGEVRISGRLKDSAVCLVAGEHDLDPKMAKMFEAMGQDVPKGQRVLEVNPDHDLIARMKGLFAADKESGQLKEYVGLLYDQALLLEGVMPRDPVAFAKTLSTLMAEGVDAD
- the rnhA gene encoding ribonuclease HI, yielding MSPQLYLLDGSSYIYRAYYGIRDLATSGGMPTNAVFGFTKMLLGLLQESCPDCLAVVFDRPREETFRREVYPEYKANRDAMPEDLVSQVPYIRQVLQALNIPALEAPGFEADDVIATLARRFAAEGAEVTVVTGDKDLMQIVGEGIGLLDTMKDRRSGPEEVLERFGVVPELVPDVLGLAGDTSDNIPGVPGIGEKTAAELVRRFGSLEDVLKWKNLVSGKKRRENLQSHADQARLSKRLATVRYDVALEVPLADLRRQAPNLPELLHLLRRLEFKALEIAFTPPPPGVVELYSDGSGTASGPGGYGVVLRYGEHEKELSGFEPASTSQRMELLAAIRGLEALNNPSTVRVFSDSQYLVRGMSKWIHGWIRDGRLDTPDALANQDLWKQLVPLSRKHRVTWEWVRGHAGHPFNERCDKLAKRAVDEGTRAADRPEEPEEEETVLPLPVVPAVRAPVPVREDSEFDAEEDGQLRLC
- a CDS encoding YchJ family protein, whose product is MNSCPCGSGSDYIACCEPIIAGKKTAETAEELMRARYAAHVKVEIDFLYDSTHPEHREWYDHKGTRVWAANSEWHGLEILGTTQGRPQDEQGEVEFVARFRDGKGLHNHHERGKFKKEEGRWLFTEGIMVKPKPLSVNKVGRNDPCTCGSGRKHKKCCGK
- a CDS encoding ATP-binding protein; protein product: MMNLKPEVVAQLERVLGSVEMLLPRATKPVDWNTCHAANWRRHSFSGYLEPVKVTDTTRLEELLGVEEQKQTMVNNTRQFLQGLPANNALLWGSRGTGKSSIVKALLNEYAGQGLRIIQVEKEDLIYISEIFAAIEDQPYRFIMLCDDLTFETGELAYKMLKSALDGSVYSAPENVLIYVTSNRRYLLPEYEGDHLGGKYVKGEMQQSEIQEEKSSLSDRFGLWVPFHVFSQDRFLEAVRLCIERWSKQLGREIPWSDDLQQAAIKWTHQKSKRCGRTAYQFSKNWVGKYLLK